In the Chroococcidiopsis sp. SAG 2025 genome, one interval contains:
- a CDS encoding phosphoketolase family protein, with amino-acid sequence MVQAPAPTAQKGSLTADELQKMNAYWRAANYLSVGQIYLLDNPLLKEPLKLEHIKPRLLGHWGTTPGLNFIYVHLNRVIKKYDLSTIYIAGPGHGGPGLVANTYLEGTYSEYYPNVSQDTEGMKQLFKQFSFPYGIPSHVAPETPGSIHEGGELGYAVSHAYGAAFDNPDLIVACVVGDGEAETGALATSWHSNKFLNPVRDGAVLPILHLNGYKIANPTVLARMSHQELESLFVGYGYKPYFVEGDDPATMHQLMAATMERVVEEIKVIQHEARTKGFTDRPQYPMIILRSPKGWTGPKEVDGKKTEGSWRSHQVPFSEMSSKPEHVQLLEQWMKSYKPEELFDAEGKLFPELAALAPTGQQRMGDNPHANGGILLRDLKMPDFRHYAVEVKNPGTTTSEATRVLGKFLADILRFNEKSQNFRIFGPDETASNRLGEVFKTTDRTWTADILPEDEQLSPDGRVMEILSEHTCQGWLEGYLLTGRHGIFSCYEAFIHIIDSMFNQHAKWLKTTRHITWRRPVASLNYLLTSHVWRQDHNGFSHQDPGFIDHVMNKKAEVIRVYLPPDANTLLSVGDHCLRSRHYVNVIVAGKQPALQYLDMDAAVKHCTKGIGIWEWASNDKDSEPDVVMACAGDIPTLETLAAVDMMRLHFPNLKVRVVNVVDLMTMQPNTEHPHGLTDKDFDSIFTTDKPIIFAFHGYPWLIHRLTYRRTNHRNLHVRGYKEEGTTTTPFDMVVLNDLDRFHLVMDAIDRVPKLGAKAAYVKQMLKDKLIEHRHFVSTYGEDMAEIRNWKWQYYSGSPADKTAIDTQRDNASSTPSLEGEEGAARK; translated from the coding sequence ATGGTTCAAGCACCCGCTCCCACAGCACAAAAAGGTTCATTGACTGCTGACGAGCTGCAAAAGATGAATGCTTACTGGCGTGCAGCTAACTATCTTTCAGTCGGACAAATCTATCTTTTAGACAACCCACTCCTGAAAGAACCGCTGAAGCTAGAACATATTAAACCACGATTGTTGGGACATTGGGGAACGACACCGGGCTTAAATTTTATTTACGTTCACCTCAATCGTGTGATTAAGAAATACGACCTCAGCACGATTTATATTGCTGGTCCCGGTCATGGTGGACCTGGTCTGGTTGCCAACACTTATTTAGAAGGGACGTATAGCGAATATTACCCCAATGTCTCTCAAGATACTGAGGGAATGAAGCAACTCTTCAAACAATTTTCCTTCCCTTACGGTATTCCCAGCCACGTTGCACCTGAAACCCCTGGTTCGATCCACGAAGGAGGTGAATTGGGTTACGCTGTTTCCCATGCATACGGTGCTGCATTTGACAACCCCGATTTAATTGTGGCGTGTGTCGTGGGTGATGGCGAAGCGGAAACGGGTGCTTTAGCTACGAGTTGGCATAGCAATAAATTCCTCAATCCCGTCCGAGATGGTGCGGTGTTACCAATTCTGCACCTAAATGGATACAAAATTGCCAATCCTACGGTGTTGGCGCGGATGAGTCATCAAGAGTTGGAAAGCTTGTTCGTCGGTTACGGCTACAAACCCTACTTCGTCGAGGGTGACGATCCCGCTACCATGCACCAACTGATGGCGGCGACGATGGAGCGGGTGGTAGAGGAAATTAAAGTAATTCAGCACGAAGCACGGACGAAAGGTTTTACGGATCGCCCCCAATATCCGATGATAATTTTGCGATCGCCTAAAGGGTGGACGGGACCAAAAGAAGTAGACGGCAAGAAAACAGAAGGTTCATGGCGATCGCACCAAGTCCCGTTTTCCGAAATGTCTAGCAAGCCAGAACACGTACAATTGCTAGAACAGTGGATGAAGAGTTACAAACCCGAAGAACTCTTCGATGCAGAAGGTAAGTTATTCCCAGAATTAGCCGCGCTCGCACCTACCGGACAACAGCGCATGGGTGACAACCCCCACGCTAACGGCGGAATTTTATTGCGGGATCTGAAAATGCCAGATTTCCGTCACTATGCAGTAGAGGTAAAAAATCCAGGTACGACAACATCTGAGGCTACCCGCGTTTTGGGTAAGTTTCTGGCGGATATTCTGAGATTTAACGAAAAAAGCCAGAATTTCCGAATTTTTGGTCCCGACGAAACCGCATCTAACCGCTTGGGTGAAGTTTTCAAAACGACAGACCGGACGTGGACGGCAGATATTTTACCGGAAGACGAACAACTATCGCCTGACGGTAGGGTAATGGAAATTTTGAGCGAACATACCTGTCAGGGATGGTTAGAAGGATACTTGCTGACCGGACGGCATGGAATATTTTCCTGCTACGAAGCATTTATCCACATCATCGATTCGATGTTTAACCAACATGCCAAGTGGTTGAAAACAACCCGTCACATTACCTGGCGCAGACCTGTAGCTTCCCTCAATTACCTCTTGACTTCCCACGTCTGGCGACAAGATCACAACGGCTTTTCGCACCAAGACCCAGGTTTTATCGATCATGTGATGAATAAAAAGGCTGAGGTGATTCGGGTGTATTTACCCCCCGATGCTAATACTTTACTCTCAGTTGGCGATCACTGCCTGCGATCGCGCCATTACGTCAACGTCATCGTCGCCGGAAAACAGCCAGCTTTGCAGTATCTCGACATGGATGCAGCAGTCAAGCACTGTACCAAAGGAATCGGAATTTGGGAATGGGCAAGTAACGACAAAGATAGCGAACCCGATGTTGTCATGGCGTGTGCGGGGGATATTCCCACCTTAGAAACTTTAGCAGCAGTAGACATGATGCGGCTGCACTTTCCCAATTTGAAAGTCAGGGTGGTGAATGTGGTGGATTTGATGACAATGCAACCTAACACCGAACACCCCCACGGTTTGACAGATAAGGACTTTGACAGCATCTTTACCACCGACAAGCCGATTATCTTTGCTTTCCACGGCTATCCCTGGCTGATCCACCGCCTCACCTATCGCCGCACCAACCACCGCAACCTACACGTTCGCGGCTACAAGGAAGAGGGAACAACAACCACGCCATTTGATATGGTCGTCCTCAACGACTTAGACCGTTTCCATTTAGTAATGGATGCGATCGATCGCGTACCTAAATTGGGTGCTAAAGCAGCATATGTCAAGCAAATGCTCAAAGACAAACTGATCGAACACAGACATTTTGTCTCCACATATGGCGAAGACATGGCAGAAATCCGTAATTGGAAATGGCAGTATTACAGCGGTTCCCCAGCCGATAAAACTGCGATCGATACCCAACGCGATAATGCTAGTTCGACTCCGTCCCTAGAAGGAGAAGAAGGCGCGGCGAGGAAGTAA
- a CDS encoding GNAT family N-acetyltransferase: protein MNYQVRPLTPNDEHIVWQMLMYAAHELSIEVVQKQPLLSRYAIDWGRLGDMGSVALVSERSIGATWLRLWLSADKGFGYIDDSLPELAMAVIPEYRGKGVGTKLLLQVLELAQSVYPAVSLNVRANNPAIALYQRVGFIKVEGSEVANRTGGISFNMIRKFSQPEVLT, encoded by the coding sequence ATGAATTATCAGGTACGTCCTTTAACACCTAATGATGAGCATATTGTATGGCAAATGCTGATGTATGCTGCACACGAGCTATCTATCGAAGTCGTTCAAAAGCAACCGTTACTCTCTCGTTATGCAATTGATTGGGGGCGGTTGGGTGATATGGGTTCTGTTGCTTTAGTCAGCGAGCGCTCGATTGGTGCAACTTGGTTGCGCTTATGGTTGAGTGCCGATAAAGGATTTGGCTATATTGATGACTCGCTCCCTGAATTAGCAATGGCTGTAATTCCCGAATATCGTGGTAAGGGTGTCGGAACTAAGCTACTATTGCAAGTTCTCGAACTAGCCCAAAGCGTTTATCCTGCTGTATCGCTCAACGTTCGAGCAAACAATCCCGCGATCGCTTTGTATCAACGAGTAGGCTTTATTAAGGTGGAGGGTAGTGAGGTAGCAAATCGAACTGGCGGTATTTCGTTCAATATGATACGCAAATTCAGTCAGCCAGAAGTATTGACATAA
- a CDS encoding histidine phosphatase family protein codes for MSLKLYLLRHGETEYSRTGGFCGELDPELTPEGMLMAKAFAETYRSLPWAAVYVSPMKRTIATAKPLCDAIAMDMQLRDGLKEIRYGKWEGQTLEFVKQHYEEDYVRWLTEPAWNPPTEGETGVQIASRAMPVISEIEAKCPTGNVLVVSHKATIRIILCSLLGIDVGRYRDRITALAASVSIVKFDVHGPLLEVLGDRYHLDAELRNLPGT; via the coding sequence ATGAGTCTCAAACTTTACTTGTTACGGCACGGTGAAACAGAATATAGCCGGACGGGAGGTTTCTGTGGCGAACTCGACCCAGAACTGACTCCAGAAGGAATGTTGATGGCAAAGGCATTTGCCGAAACTTATCGTTCCCTACCTTGGGCGGCGGTTTATGTCAGTCCGATGAAACGCACGATCGCTACTGCAAAACCTTTATGTGATGCGATCGCGATGGATATGCAATTGCGCGACGGATTGAAGGAAATTCGTTACGGCAAATGGGAAGGACAAACGCTGGAATTTGTCAAGCAACATTATGAAGAAGATTACGTCCGGTGGTTGACGGAACCAGCTTGGAATCCGCCGACTGAAGGCGAAACTGGTGTCCAAATTGCCAGCCGCGCCATGCCTGTTATTTCTGAAATTGAAGCTAAATGTCCTACGGGCAATGTTTTAGTTGTTTCCCACAAAGCCACAATTAGGATTATTCTTTGTAGCTTATTAGGAATCGATGTCGGACGTTATCGCGATCGCATTACTGCTTTAGCTGCTTCTGTTAGTATTGTCAAATTTGACGTACACGGTCCTTTACTCGAAGTGTTGGGCGATCGCTATCATCTAGATGCAGAATTACGTAATTTACCAGGAACGTAA
- a CDS encoding pentapeptide repeat-containing protein yields MLNILILLLELHRYAQKQDALKNEIVFYPCGRKDTDNFDKTRFLTIISYSYCLEYAAFASIVGSFLQDINLTEVDLHGAYLCDVDLSYANISHTSLYNTNFDSANLESVNFFNTEFWQVNLLEANLSNANFTNACFQYGVCFSDGTNLTNTDFSGAEVIGIDFSYSKLQCANFSGANLQSSNFHKAKLSHANFTNTALRYVDFTGANLSNTNFCGANLTDIYWDKNTKWENILGLETAINIPEALKQQLGLE; encoded by the coding sequence ATTTTAAACATTCTAATTTTACTATTAGAGTTACATCGCTATGCACAAAAGCAAGATGCATTAAAAAATGAGATTGTTTTTTATCCTTGTGGACGCAAAGATACTGATAATTTTGATAAAACAAGATTCCTGACTATAATTAGTTATAGCTACTGTCTAGAGTATGCAGCCTTTGCATCCATTGTTGGCTCGTTTTTACAAGATATCAACTTAACAGAGGTAGATTTACATGGTGCGTATCTTTGTGATGTAGACCTCAGTTATGCAAATATCAGCCACACTAGTCTCTACAATACAAATTTTGATAGTGCAAATTTAGAGAGTGTCAATTTTTTTAATACGGAGTTTTGGCAAGTAAACCTTCTTGAGGCAAATCTTAGTAACGCTAACTTTACAAATGCATGCTTCCAATATGGTGTATGTTTCAGCGACGGCACAAACCTAACTAATACAGATTTTAGTGGTGCTGAGGTCATTGGTATTGATTTTTCCTATTCAAAACTTCAATGTGCAAATTTCAGTGGTGCAAACCTTCAATCTAGTAATTTTCATAAAGCAAAACTAAGTCATGCAAACTTTACTAACACGGCTCTCAGATATGTAGACTTCACTGGCGCAAATTTAAGCAATACTAACTTTTGTGGTGCAAACTTAACGGATATTTACTGGGATAAGAATACAAAGTGGGAGAATATTCTTGGGTTAGAAACAGCGATTAATATACCAGAAGCATTAAAACAACAATTGGGATTAGAGTAG
- a CDS encoding FAD-dependent oxidoreductase: MTNDTQVVIVGAGPTGATLALLLAKRGITVKLVEASRNFRRAFRGEGLMPSGLDALEQMGLSSMLERIPHQTLDAWEFLIEGRSLFRVDEPIESGGKPCTLVSQPALLEALIAEAIAYPNFEFVQNAPVQDLLWRDERISGVKLGSGEIYADLVVAADGRNSIVRQQAHLSLEQKSQSFDILWFKLADSPHFDSENIFYSILQGHHAFGLFRSSEGNLQLGWALREHDAIDWKQVDDWSEILASASPPWLAEHFRQNAKTIDRPVLLSVVVGRCSRWYAPGLLLLGDAAHPMSPIRAQGINMALRDIIVTANHLVPLLREAAEHTAIDAALPKIQAEREPEIIRVQKLQAQEAAQADLLEKSAIVRWGASQLAPLLRYPVRQSWIARQRQLRQGVTRVELTV; this comes from the coding sequence ATGACAAATGACACTCAAGTTGTAATTGTCGGGGCAGGACCCACTGGTGCAACGCTGGCACTTCTATTAGCAAAACGCGGTATTACAGTCAAGTTGGTTGAAGCATCTCGTAACTTCCGCCGCGCTTTTCGGGGTGAAGGGTTAATGCCTAGCGGATTAGACGCTTTAGAGCAAATGGGCTTATCCTCTATGCTAGAGCGCATTCCGCATCAAACTCTAGATGCATGGGAATTTTTAATTGAGGGGCGATCGCTGTTTCGAGTTGACGAACCGATAGAATCAGGTGGTAAGCCGTGTACTCTCGTTTCACAGCCAGCTTTACTCGAAGCATTAATCGCAGAGGCGATCGCTTATCCTAATTTTGAGTTCGTGCAAAATGCTCCCGTACAAGATTTGCTGTGGAGAGATGAACGAATTTCTGGCGTGAAGCTAGGAAGCGGCGAAATTTATGCCGATTTAGTTGTTGCTGCTGATGGTCGAAATTCTATTGTGCGGCAGCAAGCTCATTTGTCTTTAGAGCAAAAGTCTCAAAGTTTCGATATTCTTTGGTTTAAATTAGCAGATAGTCCGCATTTTGACTCGGAAAATATCTTTTACTCAATCTTGCAAGGTCATCATGCATTTGGTTTATTTCGTTCTTCAGAAGGAAATTTACAATTAGGCTGGGCGCTCCGCGAACATGACGCGATCGACTGGAAGCAAGTCGATGATTGGTCTGAAATACTCGCATCTGCTTCACCGCCTTGGTTGGCAGAGCATTTTCGCCAAAACGCCAAAACTATCGATCGCCCTGTTTTACTATCTGTTGTAGTTGGGCGTTGTTCGCGCTGGTATGCGCCAGGTTTACTCTTGTTAGGTGATGCCGCTCATCCCATGTCACCAATCCGCGCTCAAGGTATCAATATGGCTTTACGGGATATCATTGTGACGGCAAATCATTTAGTACCGTTGTTGCGTGAAGCAGCAGAACATACGGCAATTGATGCAGCATTGCCAAAAATTCAAGCCGAGCGAGAGCCGGAAATTATTCGCGTGCAGAAACTTCAAGCTCAGGAAGCGGCTCAGGCTGACTTACTAGAGAAAAGCGCGATTGTCAGATGGGGAGCCAGCCAGCTAGCTCCATTGTTGCGCTACCCCGTGCGTCAGTCTTGGATTGCTCGACAGCGCCAGTTGCGTCAAGGGGTAACGCGGGTAGAGTTAACAGTTTGA
- the gap gene encoding type I glyceraldehyde-3-phosphate dehydrogenase has translation MLKIGINGFGRIGRLVARVAAQNPQVEIVGINDLVPPDNLAYLFKYDSTHGTFSGRVDAKEDGIVIDGKFIPCTAIKNPAELPWGSLGADYVVESTGLFTTYDGAANHLKAGAKRVVISAPTKDPDKVPTLLVGVNHDKFDPQKDAIVSNASCTTNCLAPIAKVIDDKFGLTEGLMTTVHAMTATQPTVDGPSKKDWRGGRGAAQNIIPSSTGAAKAVALVLPQLKGKLTGMAFRVPTPDVSVVDLTFKTEKATSYKEICTAMKEASENGLAGILGYTEDEVVSMDFRSDRRSSIFDAGAGIELNSNFFKVVSWYDNEWGYSCRVLDLMLYMAQKEGILTGDRPLVTAS, from the coding sequence ATGTTAAAAATTGGCATTAACGGTTTTGGTCGGATTGGACGTTTGGTAGCGCGGGTAGCAGCGCAAAACCCGCAAGTGGAGATTGTCGGGATTAACGATCTCGTTCCCCCCGATAATCTTGCCTATTTGTTCAAATACGACTCCACCCACGGTACTTTTAGCGGTCGGGTGGACGCGAAAGAAGACGGGATCGTCATCGACGGCAAATTTATCCCTTGTACGGCGATCAAAAATCCGGCTGAGTTACCTTGGGGCAGTTTGGGTGCAGATTATGTTGTGGAATCTACAGGCTTGTTTACCACTTACGATGGTGCAGCCAATCACCTCAAAGCAGGGGCGAAACGGGTAGTCATTTCTGCTCCTACTAAAGACCCAGATAAGGTTCCAACGCTGTTGGTGGGTGTGAACCACGACAAATTCGATCCCCAAAAAGATGCGATCGTCTCTAATGCCAGCTGTACCACTAACTGTCTGGCTCCGATCGCGAAAGTGATTGATGACAAATTCGGCTTGACCGAAGGCTTAATGACCACCGTACACGCTATGACCGCTACCCAACCTACTGTAGATGGTCCTAGTAAGAAAGACTGGCGCGGCGGACGCGGGGCAGCTCAAAATATCATTCCTTCCTCGACTGGGGCGGCGAAAGCTGTAGCGTTAGTTTTGCCTCAACTCAAGGGTAAGCTTACTGGAATGGCATTTCGCGTACCTACCCCCGATGTCTCTGTCGTCGATCTGACCTTCAAGACAGAAAAAGCCACCAGCTACAAAGAGATCTGTACGGCAATGAAAGAAGCCTCCGAAAATGGCTTAGCAGGCATTCTCGGCTACACCGAAGATGAAGTTGTCTCAATGGATTTTCGTAGCGATCGCCGTTCTAGTATCTTTGATGCTGGTGCGGGGATCGAGTTGAATTCCAACTTTTTCAAAGTTGTGTCCTGGTATGACAACGAGTGGGGTTACTCCTGTCGTGTCCTCGACCTGATGCTCTACATGGCTCAGAAAGAAGGGATATTAACAGGCGATCGCCCTTTGGTTACTGCTTCTTAA
- a CDS encoding glycogen/starch/alpha-glucan phosphorylase yields the protein MQIQEPQLQGQDTGMLMEDDRTGIGVETLKRAFLDNLFYVQGKFPALATKHDYYMALAYTVRDRLLQRWVNTAAIYTQEGSRTVAYLSAEFLMGPHLGNNLINLGIYNQVQQAMTELKLDLKELLAKEEEPGLGNGGLGRLAACYLDSLASLEIPTLGYGIRYEFGIFDQLIRNGWQVEKTDKWLRYGNPWEIARPEWAVSVKFGGRTEAHKNAQGRYQVRWIPHKVVLGIPYDTPILGYKVNTANTLRLWKAEAPESFDFEAFNRGNYYGAVDQKVTSENLTKVLYPNDETYEGKQLRLEQQYFFVSCALQDMLRIMLRQKLPLEQFHEKFAVQLNDTHPAIAVAELMRLLLDEHEMDWEPAWEITQKTFGYTNHTLLPEALEKWSLKLFSSLLPRHLEIIYEINWRFLEQVRHKFGTDEGRIGRLSLIDENDGKFVRMAHLACVGSHKINGVAALHSELLQKTTLLDFYEFFPEKFTNVTNGVTPRRWIVLSNPKLTNLITSCIGDNWIKHLEDVQQIETYAEDPGFQQEWQQIKRENKVNVAEILLDRTGVKVNPDSLFDIQVKRIHQYKRQHLNILHAITLYNQIKQNPNLDITPRTLIFAGKAAPGYYIAKLIIKLITSVAEVVNKDPDIGDRLKVVFLPDYNVKNSQPIYPAADLSEQISTAGKEASGTGNMKFAMNGALTIGTLDGANIEIRNAVGAENFFLFGLTTEDVGALRLTGYRPWEYYEASPQLKQAIDQIASGYFSHGDRSLFKPLVNLLLDKDPFMLMADYQPYIDCQQQVSQTYRDRQRWLQMSILNTARMGKFSSDRAIREYCQQIWKVQPVPVQLAAAKTGDGWFEE from the coding sequence ATGCAAATACAGGAACCCCAGCTGCAAGGTCAAGATACGGGGATGCTGATGGAAGACGATCGCACGGGGATTGGGGTTGAAACCCTGAAGCGAGCGTTTTTAGATAACTTATTCTACGTCCAAGGCAAGTTTCCTGCGCTTGCCACCAAACACGACTACTACATGGCACTTGCCTATACAGTACGCGATCGCCTCCTGCAACGCTGGGTCAATACAGCCGCGATTTACACCCAGGAAGGATCGCGTACTGTTGCCTACCTCTCGGCTGAGTTCTTGATGGGTCCGCATTTGGGTAATAACTTGATTAATTTGGGCATTTACAACCAAGTGCAGCAAGCCATGACCGAGTTAAAACTCGACCTGAAAGAATTGCTGGCGAAAGAAGAGGAACCAGGGTTAGGTAATGGGGGTTTGGGTCGGTTAGCTGCTTGTTACCTCGATTCCTTGGCAAGCTTGGAAATTCCTACCCTTGGCTATGGTATCCGCTACGAATTTGGTATTTTCGACCAACTGATTCGCAACGGCTGGCAGGTTGAGAAAACTGATAAATGGCTGCGCTATGGCAACCCTTGGGAAATTGCGCGTCCAGAATGGGCGGTTTCGGTGAAATTTGGCGGTCGTACCGAAGCACATAAAAATGCTCAAGGACGCTATCAGGTACGCTGGATTCCTCACAAAGTTGTCCTGGGCATTCCCTACGATACACCGATTTTGGGTTACAAGGTCAACACGGCTAATACCTTGCGGTTATGGAAAGCCGAAGCACCAGAATCTTTTGATTTTGAAGCCTTCAATCGCGGGAATTACTATGGTGCGGTGGATCAAAAAGTTACCTCGGAAAACTTAACCAAGGTACTTTATCCTAATGATGAAACCTATGAAGGTAAGCAACTACGGTTAGAACAGCAGTATTTCTTTGTTTCCTGCGCCTTGCAAGATATGCTGCGAATTATGCTACGGCAGAAATTGCCCTTAGAACAGTTCCACGAAAAATTCGCCGTTCAACTCAACGATACCCATCCCGCGATCGCAGTTGCAGAATTGATGCGATTGTTGTTGGACGAACACGAAATGGACTGGGAACCCGCTTGGGAAATTACCCAGAAAACTTTTGGGTACACTAACCATACTTTACTACCAGAGGCTTTGGAAAAGTGGTCGCTGAAGTTATTCAGTAGCCTCCTTCCCCGTCATTTAGAAATCATTTATGAAATTAATTGGCGTTTTTTAGAACAGGTACGACATAAATTTGGCACGGATGAAGGACGGATCGGACGGCTATCGTTGATTGACGAAAACGATGGTAAGTTCGTCCGTATGGCACACCTCGCCTGCGTCGGTAGCCACAAAATCAATGGAGTCGCAGCACTCCACAGCGAATTGTTGCAAAAAACCACGCTGTTAGACTTTTACGAGTTTTTCCCCGAAAAATTTACCAACGTCACAAACGGCGTTACCCCTCGTCGTTGGATTGTCTTGAGTAATCCCAAGCTGACAAATTTGATTACCAGTTGTATCGGAGATAATTGGATTAAACATTTAGAAGACGTACAGCAAATAGAAACCTACGCTGAAGATCCAGGGTTTCAACAAGAATGGCAGCAGATCAAGCGGGAAAATAAAGTTAACGTCGCTGAAATTCTGCTCGATCGCACGGGTGTTAAAGTGAATCCCGACTCCCTATTTGATATTCAAGTCAAGCGCATTCACCAATATAAGCGCCAACACCTGAACATATTGCACGCAATTACGCTTTACAACCAAATCAAGCAAAACCCCAATCTAGATATTACCCCCCGTACTTTAATCTTTGCTGGCAAAGCCGCCCCTGGTTATTACATAGCCAAGTTGATAATTAAACTGATTACCTCCGTAGCTGAAGTGGTCAACAAAGACCCAGATATTGGCGATCGCCTGAAAGTTGTCTTTTTACCAGATTACAACGTCAAAAACAGCCAACCGATCTATCCCGCCGCCGACCTTTCCGAACAAATCTCCACCGCAGGCAAAGAAGCATCCGGTACGGGTAATATGAAGTTTGCCATGAATGGGGCATTGACAATTGGCACTCTCGACGGGGCAAACATCGAGATCCGTAATGCTGTAGGAGCAGAAAATTTCTTTCTCTTTGGCTTGACAACAGAGGACGTTGGTGCTTTAAGATTAACCGGATATCGCCCTTGGGAATATTACGAAGCAAGTCCCCAACTGAAACAAGCAATCGACCAAATCGCCTCGGGATATTTTTCTCATGGCGATCGCAGCTTATTCAAACCACTGGTAAACTTGTTACTTGACAAAGACCCCTTCATGTTAATGGCAGATTACCAACCGTACATCGATTGCCAACAGCAAGTATCTCAGACATACCGCGATCGCCAGCGGTGGTTGCAAATGTCAATTTTAAATACAGCCCGCATGGGTAAATTTTCCTCAGACCGTGCCATCCGCGAGTACTGCCAGCAGATCTGGAAAGTGCAACCCGTTCCGGTACAATTGGCAGCAGCAAAAACTGGCGATGGTTGGTTTGAAGAGTAG
- a CDS encoding MarC family protein, translating to MDISVFIKTFVAVFVLADALGNAPVFLILTKGMEPEQRNSVIDRASLVATGVLLAFAFGGQWILRYLEISLGSLRVAGGLLLLLIALKMLDGDIDTPMVDQQRDVAITPLALPLLAGPGTITTVMLLMSDSPNAHISVVVGVVAAMFVTWLIVRQSAFVDKWIGAEGEVIITQLLGFLLAALAIEIGSTGIKELFLS from the coding sequence GTGGATATTTCTGTATTTATTAAAACTTTTGTAGCTGTATTCGTGCTAGCGGATGCTTTGGGCAATGCACCTGTGTTTCTGATTTTAACTAAAGGGATGGAACCAGAGCAAAGAAATAGCGTGATAGATCGGGCGAGTTTGGTTGCAACCGGGGTATTGCTGGCGTTTGCCTTTGGTGGTCAATGGATTTTAAGATACTTGGAGATTAGTCTGGGTTCCCTGCGGGTAGCTGGCGGATTATTGCTGCTGTTGATTGCGTTGAAAATGCTCGATGGAGACATAGACACGCCAATGGTAGACCAGCAAAGGGATGTAGCGATTACTCCCCTTGCCTTACCACTTTTAGCGGGACCAGGAACGATTACAACTGTGATGTTATTAATGTCTGATTCTCCCAATGCTCATATTAGCGTGGTGGTGGGAGTAGTCGCAGCGATGTTCGTGACGTGGTTAATCGTGCGTCAGTCAGCATTCGTAGATAAATGGATTGGTGCAGAAGGTGAGGTGATTATAACTCAACTTCTAGGCTTTTTGTTGGCAGCTTTGGCAATTGAGATTGGCAGTACGGGGATTAAGGAGTTGTTTTTGAGTTGA